Below is a genomic region from Virgibacillus dokdonensis.
GCCGTACAGTCTTGCCATTATGCTATCAGAGCATTTTCCTAGAGCTTCCTATCGAATTATGGCAACAGATATAGATGAAGCTGCTTTAAGCAAGGCCAAGCAAGGCATTTATCAAAAACAGGCTTTAAAAGAATTACCAGCAAAATCTATTCAAAAGTATTTCACGAATCAACATGGACTATATCATCTATCTCCTAATATAAAAGAGCAAGTTACGTTTCGCAAGCATAATTTACTAGCTGATACATATCCAAATAATGTTGACTTAATCATATGTCGAAATGTTCTCATCTATTTTACTGATGAAGCAAAAGAAAGCGTTTATCAACGTTTTAGTGAATCCTTAAATACAAATGGTGTTTTATTTGTCGGTAGCACGGAACAAATATTTCACCCAGAAAAATATCAATTACGTTTATTAGACACATTCTTTTATCAAAAAATGGAATGATGTTTTATGAAATTTAAAGAACGAGAAATTTACAAGTACGAACCCCATTTTAAATCAATAGAATAACCATACATAGCTTGTAGAGATCTAGGTCCACTACGAGCTTTTTTACTTTCAAAAAGTATATAATGGTGGCATATAGTATAAGTAAGTATAAGGTAAGTTTCTAATACATGGTTAAGGTTAAAAAAATGATCGTGATTCTTTAAAATAATGGTAGCGCTTCATTTAACTAATTCTTTGTTTTTTTCAGTTTTTATTATCACAAACATGGTAAGGTATGGTATAGTAATTAGAAAAATTCTATAAAAGGAGAATGTAACGTGCGCTATTTAACAGCAGGGGAATCACATGGGAAACAATTAACTACGATTGTTGAAGGAGTTCCTGCCCAAATGCCATTATTAACAGAAGATATTAATCAGTCCCTTTCTCGTAGACAAAAAGGACACGGGCGGGGAAAGCGAATGCAAATTGAAAAAGACCTTGTAGACATTACGAGTGGTGTGAGGCATGGTAAAACATTAGGATCACCTATTTCTTTAGTTGTACATAATGATGACTTCAAACATTGGGAAGACATTATGGGCGCAGATCCAATAGAAACAGATCAAAAAATTCGTAGAACTATAACAAGGCCAAGACCTGGGCATGCCGATCTTAATGGTGCTCTTAAGTATGGACATCGAGACATAAGGAATATATTAGAACGTTCATCAGCCCGAGAAACAGCCGCACGAGTAGCTGCAGGGGCTATCGCAAAAACGTTGCTTAAGCATTTGGGTATTGAAATCGTTGGTTATGTGAAGGAAATTGCAGGTATTGTTGCAGAAGACCAAGAACAACTTTCTGTACGAGGAAGACAGCAAATAGCTGATGGGTCACCCGTTCGCGTTTTGGATAAACAAGTGGAAGGGCCTATGATACAGGCAATTGACGATGCAAAACAAGTTGGAGACTCAATCGGAGGAGTTTGTGAAGTTTATGTGGAAGGAATGCCAGCAGGTGTTGGTTCTTACGTCCATTATGATCGCAAATTGGATAGTAGAATAGCTGGAAGTGTAGTAAGCATAAATGCTTTTAAAGGGGTCGAATTTGGAATTGGTTTTGAAGCGGCAAAACGGAATGGTAGTCAAGTCCATGATGAGATTGCTTGGAATGAAGAGAAGGGGTATTACCGAACTACGAATCGCCTTGGGGGGTTTGAAGGTGGTATGACAACAGGAATGCCGATCGTGGTTAAAGGAGTAATGAAACCTATACCTACATTAATGAAACGACCACTTACGAGCGTAGATATCGATACAAAAGAACCGTTTAAAGCGACGGTTGAAAGATCTGATGCTTGTGCAGTTCCTGCCGCTTCAGTTGTTATGGAGCATGTTGTTGCATTCGAGCTAGCAAAAGCTTTAACAGAGCAATTTACAAATGATCAATTTGCAAAGTTAAAAGAAGCGATTGAAGCATATCGTGAAGAAATCAGGTGTTTTTAAATGGAAGAACTAAACATTCAAGCAAGTACACACGCTTATTCTATCGTTATTGGAGAAGGCATCCGAAATCAAATTACGGATTACTTCACTAATAGTTATTCATCTATTTGGGTGATAACAGATGAGAATGTAGCTAAATTATATTTGGGAGACGTATTAGAAACACTCTCAGATTTTCATGTCCACCACACAATATTACCTGCTGGAGAACAGACGAAAAGTATAGATTACTATAATCAATTAATGACAGAAGCAATTGAGTATGGATTAGACCGTCATTCTTTGTTAATTGCTTTAGGTGGAGGGGTTATTGGTGATTTAGCAGGTTTTGTAGCAGCTACTTATATGCGTGGCATTGACTATATCCAAATGCCGACAACAATATTAGCGCATGATAGTAGTGTTGGTGGAAAAGTAGCTATTAACCATCCGTTGGGGAAAAACTTGATTGGTAGCTTTTATGCACCGCAAGGAGTTTTTTATGATATTGAGACGCTAATTACGTTAAATGATCGGGAAATCCGCTCTGGATACGCAGAATTAGTAAAAGAAGCACTCATTTCTGATGAAGCTATATATCGATCCATTTTAACTACAAATTTACAAAATTTACCACCATCTATAACACAAGAGCATATTTGTTCAGGGATTCAAATTAAAGCACAAGTAGTAGAACAAGATGAAAAAGAAAATGGAATGCGAAAGTATTTGAACCTTGGCCATACGTTGGGTCATGCTTTGGAAGCTCATTTAGGATATGGATCTATTGCACATGGTGAGGCGGTTGCTATAGGTTTGCTATTTGCACTACATGTTAGCGAATCAGTTTTTGATACGACATTGCCTTTTTTACAACTAAAGCAATGGTTAGAAACAAACCACTACCCGCTTCATTCCCTAACTGGAGATCAACAAACTATATTAGCTAAAATGAAAAACGATAAAAAAAATAAACAACATCGTATTCAAATGGTGTTGCTAGAACAAGTTGGTAAACCAATTATAAAGCAGATGACGGATGAAGATATGCTTTCCTACTTATCTTCTTTTAAAAGAAAGTTGGTGAATAAGTGACTAGAGGCATACGGGGTGCAACGACGGTAGCTGTTAATGCAGCCGATGTAATTATAAATAATACAAAAAACTTAATTGAGGAAATGATCAAGAAAAATAATGTATTACCAGAAGATGTTTCTCATGTTTTTATATCTGTAACAAAAGACATTACTGCAACCTTTCCAGCTAAAGGTTTGCGTGAGTTATCGGGTTGGACATATGTTCCAGTAATGTGTATGACAGAAATAGATGTGCCGAATAGTTTAGAGCTTTGTATACGTGTAATGATGGTTGTAAATACAGAACTAGAACAATCAAATATTCACCATGTCTTTCAAAATGAAGCTATTCATTTGCGCCCTGATTTAGCAAAATGGAATAAGGAGGATAAATAAAAATGAAAGCAAAATCTTCGTTAAAGCAGATTGCACCATATCAACAAGGAAAGCAAATTCAAGATATTAAGAGGCAATACCAAATAGATAGAATTGTGAAATTATCTTCAAATGAAAATCCATATGGTTATGCAGATACAGTTAGACAGTTTTTAGCTTCTTATGAGCCTGCGTTTGATATTTATCCAGATGGCCATACAGCACAACTCCGCAAAGATTTAGCTTATAAATTAAAAGTAAGTGAGTCAGAAATAATTTTTGGGAGTGGCTCTGAAGAAATTGTTCAAATGATTTGCCGAGCTTATTTATTTCAAGGAGTTAACACAGTGATGGCTACACCAACTTTCCCTCAATATAAGCATAACGCAATAATTGAAGGAGCAAAAATAAAGGAGATACCAACTATAGAAGGCCACCATGATTTAAATGGTATGCTTGAAGCTATCGATCAAGATACAAATGTTATCTGGCTTTGTTCTCCTAATAATCCAACTGGTACTCCAATAACCAAGCAGGATTTTATTGCTTTTATGGATACGTGTCCACAACATGTTTTAGTCGTATTAGATGAGGCATATTATGAGTATTTAGACGAAACGAAAGACCTTCATGCAATGGAACAGATTCAAAAATACAACAATCTTATAATTTTACGAACTTTTTCAAAGGCATACGGACTTGCGGGATTGCGTATTGGGTATGGGGTTGCAAATAAGCAGATCATTAATCAATTAAACGTTGTACGTGGACCTTTCAATACAACTTCCATCGCTCAGCAAATCGCACAAATTGCACTTGCTGATGAAGCTTTTATTGAAGAAACAAGGCAGCAAAACTTAAAAGTAAAGCTCGATTTCCAAGCATTCTTGGATAGGATAGGCTGGCATTATTACCCTTCTGAAACAAATTTCATGCTTGTTTCTACACCTACTAGTGGAACAAAAGTGTTTGATTATTTAATCCAACATGGGTTTATCGTTCGCCCTGGTGAGCTGTTGGGAATACCAAATACTTTTCGATTTACGTTAGGGTTACAGGATGATATGTATCGCATGCAGGAATTACTTTCACTCTATCAGCACCAAAACAGCTAAGGAGATGTATATGTGAAGCGAAAAATAGCTATAGCAGGTCTTGGTCTTATCGGCGCGTCGATAGCAAAAGCATTAAAAACAATAGCTGATAATTATGTAATTGGTTATGATATTGACTTAGAGACATTACAATACGCCAAGACCCATGGTATCATTGACGAAGCAAAAACAGACTTTACAACCACAGTATGTCAAGTTGACTATCTTATTTTGGCAGCCCCAATATCTAAGTCAATTGAATTACTAGCAGCTTTAGATGAAATACAATTATCCCAAAAGTTAATCGTTTCTGATGTTTCTTCCGTGAAACAATCCATGATAACAGCGGCTAATCAGTTACAAAATATGGACATATCTTTTGTTGGTGGACACCCAATGGCAGGTTCCCATAAAAAAGGGGTGCAGGCTGCAAAAGCGCATCTATTTGAAAACGCAATTTATGTATTGACTCCCACGACGCGTAGTAAAGAGTGTGATGTTCAATCATTAAAAAGGCTTCTTGAACCGACACGTAGCAAATTTCTCATACTAGATGCGAAGGAACACGATGAAATGACTGGTGTGATTTCTCATTTCCCGCATTTAATTGCATCTTCACTCGTTCACCAGGCAAAGCATTGGGAACAGACGCACGCTTATTTACCTAACCTTGCTGCAGGTGGATTTCGCGATATTACAAGAATTGCATCTAGCAACCCTACACTTTGGCAGGATATCTTTTATCATAATCGAAAGAAAATGTCGCTGTTTTTAGAAGAATGGATTACAGAAATGAAACATGTAAAAAATTTAGTTGAAGAAAATAATAAGCAAGAGATGATTACGTATTTAGAAACAGCTAAACGGTACCGTGATGGTTTAGGTACGAAAGATAAAGGAGCCATTCCTTCATATTACGATTTGTATGTAGATATTCAAGATCAAACAGGGGCTTTAGCCCATGTAACAAAACTGTTGGCAGATAATAACATTAGCATAAATAATATTCAAATATTAGAAATTAGGGAAGGGATAATGGGAGCTCTTAGGTTAAGTTTTGCAACTGAAAAACTCCAAAAAATAAGTGCACACACCCTAAATGAATCGGGTTATGAAACGATGATCGAAAAATAATGTTTGATAAAGGATGATAGAAAGTTGAAAGAACGAATATTACAACCGATAGGCAACCCTTTACAAGGGGAGATAGAAGTACCAGGTGATAAATCGATCTCACACCGATCCATTATGTTTGGCTCACTAGCTCATGGGACTACAATTGTGGAACATTTTTTAAACAGTGAAGATTGTTTGCGTACAGTAAATATTTTTCGGTCTAT
It encodes:
- a CDS encoding CheR family methyltransferase: MEKDYNQFIDKIKIKLGIDLQLYKETQMKRRLTSLRNKRGYKDFYSYYRALDKDQALLNEFVDRLTINVSEFYRNPKRWEVLQTKVMPALVKKPSFTIWSAACSTGEEPYSLAIMLSEHFPRASYRIMATDIDEAALSKAKQGIYQKQALKELPAKSIQKYFTNQHGLYHLSPNIKEQVTFRKHNLLADTYPNNVDLIICRNVLIYFTDEAKESVYQRFSESLNTNGVLFVGSTEQIFHPEKYQLRLLDTFFYQKME
- the aroC gene encoding chorismate synthase, with amino-acid sequence MRYLTAGESHGKQLTTIVEGVPAQMPLLTEDINQSLSRRQKGHGRGKRMQIEKDLVDITSGVRHGKTLGSPISLVVHNDDFKHWEDIMGADPIETDQKIRRTITRPRPGHADLNGALKYGHRDIRNILERSSARETAARVAAGAIAKTLLKHLGIEIVGYVKEIAGIVAEDQEQLSVRGRQQIADGSPVRVLDKQVEGPMIQAIDDAKQVGDSIGGVCEVYVEGMPAGVGSYVHYDRKLDSRIAGSVVSINAFKGVEFGIGFEAAKRNGSQVHDEIAWNEEKGYYRTTNRLGGFEGGMTTGMPIVVKGVMKPIPTLMKRPLTSVDIDTKEPFKATVERSDACAVPAASVVMEHVVAFELAKALTEQFTNDQFAKLKEAIEAYREEIRCF
- the aroB gene encoding 3-dehydroquinate synthase — encoded protein: MEELNIQASTHAYSIVIGEGIRNQITDYFTNSYSSIWVITDENVAKLYLGDVLETLSDFHVHHTILPAGEQTKSIDYYNQLMTEAIEYGLDRHSLLIALGGGVIGDLAGFVAATYMRGIDYIQMPTTILAHDSSVGGKVAINHPLGKNLIGSFYAPQGVFYDIETLITLNDREIRSGYAELVKEALISDEAIYRSILTTNLQNLPPSITQEHICSGIQIKAQVVEQDEKENGMRKYLNLGHTLGHALEAHLGYGSIAHGEAVAIGLLFALHVSESVFDTTLPFLQLKQWLETNHYPLHSLTGDQQTILAKMKNDKKNKQHRIQMVLLEQVGKPIIKQMTDEDMLSYLSSFKRKLVNK
- the aroH gene encoding chorismate mutase; this translates as MTRGIRGATTVAVNAADVIINNTKNLIEEMIKKNNVLPEDVSHVFISVTKDITATFPAKGLRELSGWTYVPVMCMTEIDVPNSLELCIRVMMVVNTELEQSNIHHVFQNEAIHLRPDLAKWNKEDK
- the hisC gene encoding histidinol-phosphate transaminase encodes the protein MKAKSSLKQIAPYQQGKQIQDIKRQYQIDRIVKLSSNENPYGYADTVRQFLASYEPAFDIYPDGHTAQLRKDLAYKLKVSESEIIFGSGSEEIVQMICRAYLFQGVNTVMATPTFPQYKHNAIIEGAKIKEIPTIEGHHDLNGMLEAIDQDTNVIWLCSPNNPTGTPITKQDFIAFMDTCPQHVLVVLDEAYYEYLDETKDLHAMEQIQKYNNLIILRTFSKAYGLAGLRIGYGVANKQIINQLNVVRGPFNTTSIAQQIAQIALADEAFIEETRQQNLKVKLDFQAFLDRIGWHYYPSETNFMLVSTPTSGTKVFDYLIQHGFIVRPGELLGIPNTFRFTLGLQDDMYRMQELLSLYQHQNS
- a CDS encoding prephenate dehydrogenase, with product MKRKIAIAGLGLIGASIAKALKTIADNYVIGYDIDLETLQYAKTHGIIDEAKTDFTTTVCQVDYLILAAPISKSIELLAALDEIQLSQKLIVSDVSSVKQSMITAANQLQNMDISFVGGHPMAGSHKKGVQAAKAHLFENAIYVLTPTTRSKECDVQSLKRLLEPTRSKFLILDAKEHDEMTGVISHFPHLIASSLVHQAKHWEQTHAYLPNLAAGGFRDITRIASSNPTLWQDIFYHNRKKMSLFLEEWITEMKHVKNLVEENNKQEMITYLETAKRYRDGLGTKDKGAIPSYYDLYVDIQDQTGALAHVTKLLADNNISINNIQILEIREGIMGALRLSFATEKLQKISAHTLNESGYETMIEK